The sequence CATTGCTGACGACACGAATCTACGAAGCAATTTTAGATGAACAAGTTTTACTTGGGTACTAGGTGTGGGTAGGATCATTCCTAGAGAAGCATTTACATATTTAGATTTCAAGTTCAGGCAATTCTGTTATTTTCAAGTGACTGACACAGCCACACTCTACAAGGGTGTTTAGACTTGGCTTGGTCTTTACTGAGGTTGATTTTATTATCTTTGAGTTGGTTAAAATGagattattaataaatttatgttcGACTTAATCATCAGCGTAATTCTACATTTGTTACAAATTTCACAAAAAATTGCAGGGAAAAGCAAAAATGTAACTTATCTCCCTTCAATATTTGTAATAGTCAGATGGTTTGCAGAAGCTGCTGATCCCTGGCTCTGTGGAAAGGAATCTGGTTGCGTTGATATCATTCTTTCCGTGAACGCAGGTTTTCTTGGAGTAGGAAGAGTTGCGATTTCGCTTGTTAACATTGAAAGTGTTGTTGACATATTTGGTCTGTCACTCGCCAATTCTTGCACGCACAATAGTCCCACTTGGATGCATCTAAAAATTTCTGCTACAAAAACTGATTCATGTAGTAATGCAGGATCGATGAACAATTCCAGTTGATCTTCATTCCACATCTGCCATGCCTAGAATGATCACGGTAAAGATTATATAGTACTTGTGCAGTTGCTTGGGAGGAAAAGAGAAGTTAAAGCTACTCACATATCCCAAAAGGCTCAATGACTGTTCGGCATGGTGAAAACTTGTGGTCTTTCTTCCACTGACAACCTCTAGTAGCAATACGCCGAAACTAAAAACATCAGACTTTTCTGAAAATCGCCCTTCCATGATATACTCAGGGGGCATATATCCGCTGCATAATTTGAAAGCGTACAGTCACAATTACGCCTTATTCAAATTGCAGGTACACTTTTCAGATAAACAAGAACTTTCCACTTACAGTGTCCCAACAACCCTTCCAGTGCTTGCTTGGTGTTCATTGCCTCCAAATATCCTCGCCATGCCAAAGTATGaaattttttgccattttcattaattctattcatctttcctctaactgattcactgatttgtttaatcactttcttgatgtGAATCTTCTCAATCAACCCGGTTGAAGATGAGATCCTTTTAGAGCATCTTAACTCCTCCTTAAATGACATTGCTGATGATGAAATAGAAGTTCTTAACCCCGTGGAACTGAAGTCAAAATATGAAACTCTTA comes from Papaver somniferum cultivar HN1 chromosome 7, ASM357369v1, whole genome shotgun sequence and encodes:
- the LOC113295478 gene encoding G-type lectin S-receptor-like serine/threonine-protein kinase At1g11330: MARIFGGNEHQASTGRVVGTLGYMPPEYIMEGRFSEKSDVFSFGVLLLEVVSGRKTTSFHHAEQSLSLLGYMWNEDQLELFIDPALLHESVFVAEIFRCIQVGLLCVQELASDRPNMSTTLSMLTSEIATLPTPRKPAFTERMISTQPDSFPQSQGSAASANHLTITNIEGR